Proteins co-encoded in one Candidatus Stoquefichus sp. SB1 genomic window:
- a CDS encoding MarR family winged helix-turn-helix transcriptional regulator — MDYQNYAKQMIECVIGNEQVGNIIYNNISEIAKGEIGVLLYLIDENNGANAYEISQRFDVNTSRVAAVLNSLSKKGYIERTMDPLDKRKIQVYITDKGRKFGENRRNAIIIRMSYVLSELGEKDAKEYIRILQRISQIVKECQ, encoded by the coding sequence ATGGATTATCAAAATTATGCAAAACAAATGATTGAATGTGTTATTGGAAATGAACAGGTTGGAAATATTATTTATAATAATATTTCTGAAATTGCTAAAGGAGAAATTGGTGTCTTACTTTATTTGATAGATGAAAATAATGGGGCTAATGCTTATGAAATAAGTCAAAGGTTTGATGTTAATACATCTAGAGTTGCAGCTGTTTTAAATAGTTTATCTAAAAAAGGTTATATTGAAAGAACTATGGATCCTTTAGATAAAAGAAAGATTCAAGTTTATATAACAGATAAAGGTCGAAAATTTGGTGAGAATCGTCGAAATGCAATTATTATAAGGATGAGTTATGTTTTATCAGAACTTGGTGAAAAGGATGCAAAAGAGTATATAAGGATTTTGCAGAGAATATCACAAATTGTTAAAGAGTGTCAGTGA